The stretch of DNA AAGCTTAGCATTTGCGGAACTCAACGAATCCACGTTGCCGGCTTCCACTGCATTGGCCTCCGCGGGCCTATCCAAAGTGGTTAGTTTTGTCGGCGCGGGCGTTTACGAAGAAGTCTTGTTCCGCCTATGGATGCTGCCGCTGTGCTACGCGGTGTTTTACGTGCTATTTCGCTCGGCGCGCTGGGCGGCCGGAACGGCGATTTTGGTAACCAGCGTCCTCTTTTCGCTGGCGCATTACGTCGGCCCTCACGGCGATGCGTTCTCCGCACTGACTTTCTCATTTCGCGCTATGGCCGGCAGTTTTTTCGCCTTGCTGTTTTTACTCCGCGGCTTCGGCATCACCGTCGGCTGCCACGCCGCCTACGACCTACTCGTCGGCATCCTCCTAGTCGACCACACCTAACGTAGGATGCGTCGCAACGCACCTTTCTCACTTAGTACGTTCGATTCCCCCAAACGAAACCAGCGCTGCATACTCATCCAGGTAAACCGCAACGATGGACGAATCCAAACTGCAGATCTATCAAAACGACGAGAACTCCGCAGCGGCCAAACTGCAAAGCATCAGGGACCGCATGGGGGAGAAATATGCCGCCCGCATCGCGGCTGCCGGTCCGCTCCGCCGCGCGTTTTTGCATTGGCGGATGCGGCACGAGATCGAAGCTGAAATCGCAAAAGCGGCGCAGTCCATCGCCGCGCGGTTATGACACTTACGACAAGCCTCCGGCCGGATTCTGCTCAAGCGGTCATTTGCTCAAACAGCGCTTTGTAATACCGCATGACTTTCAGCGGATCGGACGTGGCCGGGCTTTCGGAGAGACAGTAGCCGTCGTAATCTTGTTGTTTGAGCAACGAGAACAACTCTTGATAGGGATACTGCTGGTCAAATAAATCGTGAATATGGAGCGTCCCGCCGAGTTTGTGTTTGAGTAGGTCAAAGTTCATCTTGATCGAACCGTTAACCGTCTCCCCCGGATTGGCGTTCCAACACACGACCACTT from Symmachiella dynata encodes:
- a CDS encoding CPBP family intramembrane glutamic endopeptidase is translated as MFRSKPINDAPPPEDPAALTDDDYWTSSRRPLSCLIFLLPLLGLYEVGVLWLGGSEPASYRNGADHWMRTALQEVGLVQVHVLPAIVIGLLLAWHLGGRYSWKVNRETLLGMTAESLLFALMLVVIGQLQSLAFAELNESTLPASTALASAGLSKVVSFVGAGVYEEVLFRLWMLPLCYAVFYVLFRSARWAAGTAILVTSVLFSLAHYVGPHGDAFSALTFSFRAMAGSFFALLFLLRGFGITVGCHAAYDLLVGILLVDHT